DNA from Rhodopirellula islandica:
GCTCCAGCGATGAAAAGATGGACGACGACCGGCGTCTGGTCACCAAAGACCTTGTTCCTCCTGCCTACGGCGATGGAGGTGAATCGACCCTCGAATTCGAGGTGGTTTCCGGCACCGACAACCGCATTGAATTCGACATCCCATCCAAACAGTCTTGAATCATCCTTTTTTGTTCCCACCTGACTTTTTCTCGCGAGACCTTTCAGATGAAACGACGCAACCTTCGCCACCGATCCGGCTTCACCCTTGTCGAATTGTTGGTGGTCATTGCCATCATCGGCATTCTTGTCGGATTGCTCCTCCCTGCCGTCCAATCCGCACGCGAAGCCGCACGACGAATGCAGTGCAGCAACAATCTCAAACAACTTGGCTTGGCGACGCATAACTTTGCTTCCGCTTACGACGAAGATCTGCCAATGCTTGGTGAAGCTCAGGAAGGTGGCCATTGGAGTGCATTCATCATGCCCTACTGTGAACAGACCAGCCTCTTTGAAGCACTCACGTTTGGTTCCACCAACTGGGCAGCGGGCACCGCACTCAGTGGCGCCGACATTTCATCGGCCAACCCACGAGATCGCCAAGTGGCCGCTTGCGAAATGCAGATCAGCGTCATGCGATGCCCTTCCTCAGTCGCCCCTTCAGCCATCTTTGACGCCTCGGTCTATTCGCCTCCATGGTTTGTCGCCGCCCGTGCACCCGCCAACTACCTCGCCGTCGTCACCGGCATTCAGCCAAATGACTGGAAGCCTTCCTGGGGATGGGGCCGCGCCAACCAACCGACTTGGGGCGACAGCCAAACGACAAAGCACCACTCCGAGTTGGACGGCATGATTCAAACTCGTTCTCCCGAGCGAGCTCGTATCGCACAAGGCGGAATGGGAGGCGGCACCAAATTTCGAGACGTGATCGACGGACTCTCCAACACCCTGATGTTTGGCGAAGCCATCCCCGACCCCGAGTTGGCCTCGATCGCATCGACTGCCGAAGAAGCCAACTCTGGCCGAAAAGATCACTGGGCGATTGGCGGCGACGACTTCGACAACTGGGAAGGTACCGACTGGTCCGAAATGGGCGGGTCGACCGCTGTCCCAATCAACTATGCCAAACCAATTGACATCCCCACGGCGGATGACTCACCTGAATGGGGCGCGTACGAAGTCAGTTTCGGCAGCCAGCACACCGGTGGTGCTCAGTTCTGTGTGGGCGACGGATCGGTTCGGTTCATCACGGAATCGATCGACATGACGATCTTTTCCGCCTTGGGGACCCGAGATGGTGGGGAAGTGGTGGAACAGCCATAACCCAATCACTTCCTTGAGAAGCAGGTCGGCGGGAATGATCGGGCATGGCGATGTGAGCCGTTTGGGCGTTAGCCCCGGTTGTACGTAGGAGCAACATCGCTCGCCAACACGTTCCAAATGCCGAAAGACTCCCGCCGGTCTGCTGAATACTTCCTTGAATCGTTTTTCTTCTTTGAGTTTCCCAATGCGTTCGACACAATCATGGTTCCTCCGTCCCGGCATCTGCCTGCTTCTTCTTGTCTGTTCATGGTCGACAGCCGTCGGGCACGATGGACCTGACCCGCGGGCGCATTGGGTTTTTGGAACACCGTTCTTCCAAGATGGAAATCTGAAAAGCCAACTCGGTCCCAGTCTCGCTGGGCACGGATCCCCCGCATTGGACGACTCCGATGGACTCAACGCGATTCGCCTCGAGGGGACCCGTTCGTTTTTTGTTGCTGAACAACCTTGGCCTGAATTGCAGAAGAAGCTTCCTGAGGAAGCGATCACGATTGCGGCTTGGGTTTCGCTCGATGAGCTGACTCAATACGGCGGCATTGTCTCGGCCCTGCAGGACAATGGCGACTCGGAACAAGGATGGGTTCTGGGGTACAACAACCAAACGTTCTCGTTCGGACTCTCCAGTCAGGAAGCAGACGATGGGAATGGGAAGATGACCTACCTGGAAGGAACCACCGAAGTGACACTCGGAAAGTGGTACCACGTCGCGGGTGTCTACGATGGCGAAACCATGCAACTCTGGGTCAACGGAAAACTGGATGCGGAAACAGGCGATCAAGGTGGTCCGATCTTGTATCCGAAAAAAGCCGACCTGGCGGTGGGTGCCTACCTCGATCGAAACGAGACCATTCCCATGAGCGGTCGTCTGGCGAAGGTCGCTGTCTACGACCTGGCCGCAAAACCGGCTTGGATCGCTCATGACTTCGAACACCAAGAGGCATGGGCAGAGCTTCCGCCCACCGCGAAAAAGAAGGCCCCCTTGGACTTCATGGTCGCCCCGTTTTTGCAGTACGCCACCACCGACAGCATCCGCGTGGTTTGTGAAACCAATGCGGAGTGCGAAGTCTCCGTGCGTTTCGGAGAAACCGCCGACTTCGACCGCGAAAGCACTGTCGCCTCCGACGACAAAAGAATTCATTCGGCACTGCTGGATGGACTGACTCCTGAGACCGGACACTACTATCAAGTCACCGCAACCGATCTGGAAACCCAAGCTTCCGTGCAAAGCGAAGTGCTCTCGTTCCAGACCGCTTCCCTGCCGGAAACCCCGTACGCATTTGCAGTCATCTCGGACACGCAGGGCAATCCAGCCGTCAGCGGAAAAGTCGGCGAATTGGCCTGGGGCCTGCGTCCAAATTTCTTGGTCGTCCCCGGTGACCTTGTCAGCACCGGCACGATCAAGAACGAATGGGTTTATCAGTTCTTCTCAAGCATGAATCCACTGATCTCTCGAGTCCCGTTCTATCCGGTCCTGGGGAACCACGAGCGAAATGCAGATCACTACTATCGGTACATGGACCTGCCCGCACCTGAATACTACTACTCGTTTCGATACGGGAACGCGGCGTTCTTCATGCTCGATTCCAACAAGGAAATGGGCCCCGACAGCGAACAGTACCAGTGGCTCGAAAAGCAACTCGCGGCCTTGGAAACTGAAAAAGCAGACGGCAAAGTCGTGTGGACCTTTGTCAGCTTTCACCATCCCGCGTATTCATCGGATGAAAATGATTACGGAGACCTCTGGAAAGGCAAAAGCAAATGGGGTGATTTGAGAATCCGCCCGATGACCAAATTGTTCGACCGCTTCGCTGTGGACATTGTCTGGAATGGACACATCCACTCCTACGAACGCACCTGGAAAATGCACAACGAAAAACCACAGAACGACCGAGGCACGATCTACATGATCACGGGCGGCGGCGGTGGCGGACTGGAACAAGCCGGTCCCATCCGACCTCCGTTTCAACAAACGGTTCGTCGCGGACACCACTTTGTCTACGTCGCGGTCAATGGCAAAGAACTGCAACTCAAATCGTACGACTTGGAGGGGCAACTCTTCGACACCGTTTCGGTGACGAAGCAAACCGGCGTGCCCAAGCAAGAGTGAGCCTGGAGGTCGCGACGGCAACCTGGCTTCAACTATCGCATTGGAGGAGCAGGCGGTATCGTTTCCGCCATGCACCTTCTACTTCCTTTGTTGGCCAGCGTTCTTTTTGTTTGCGGGCTGATCTTTGTTAAACGAGTCAGCCGATCCGTCGTACGCCCTGAGGGGGTTGGACAAGTCACGCTGTTGTTCTGCGTGAACATGGGCTCCTCTGCTTTGATGTCGCTGTTGTGGTTCTTTGACGGGCCCGACACCTATTGGTTGAATCTTTGGCAACCCGCGATCGTCGCGTTGTTGTTCATCTTGGGGTTGTTGCTGACATTCACGGCGGTGGAAGTCGGCGACGTCTCCATCGCGGCCCCGGTGTTTGGCGTGAAGGTCGTTTTTGTAACTTGCCTGCTCGCATTCTCGTCGGACACGGGAGTCCCCAACGCAATCTGGGGAGCCGCTTTCTTGGCGGCAACCGGCATTGCGTTGATTCAGTGGACTGGCCAGCATCATCCCCGGCGAATTGGACTGACCATCGCATTGGCGCTCGGTGCCGCGAGTTGCTATGCGACGTTTGACTTGTTGGTCCAACGTTGGTCACCGGCCTGGGGATCCACTCGGTTGTTGCCCGCGGTCTTTCTCATCGTCGCGGTGCTGTCGCTGCTCGCGCTGCCTTGGGTACGCTGGCGGCCCGTGGTGTCAGACAACAACTGGAAACTGCTCGTTCCCGCGATCATCTTGCTGGCCTGCCAAGCGTTCTGCATCACGATCGCAGTCTCGGTGTTTGGCGACGCGGCACGACTGAACGTGGTCTACTCGCTTCGCGGTTTGTGGGGCGTGTTGTTGGCTTACGCCGCCGCCAGAATTTGGGGCGGCGCAGAAGCCGACCTCAGCGGCAAACTGCTGCTGATGCGACTGTCGGGTGCGGTTCTGTTGACGTTCGCCGTTGCCTTGGCCGTGTTGTCGTGACTCGGAATCGATACCAGAGCGATCCGAAACGATGACTACGGTTGCAGCAACTGCTTGACAAAGAAGTCCTTGATCTGCTGCTTCGTGGTGGGATGAAACAGCGTCATCATGTGGCCTTGGTTTTCGATCACCGTCAAGGAAACGGCCACGCCGGCGTCCATCAAAGCAGCTGCGAATTTCTCGCTGTTTTCCAGCGGAACCAACAAATCCTTTTCACCATGAATCAACTGCATCGGTGGATCGCCGGGGGAGACATGGGCGGTCGGTGAGGCTCCCAGATAATTGTTAGGCACTTCACGCGGCGTTCCGCCCAAGAAGTAACTCAGCCCCGCGTTGTCGTCGGGGACGATTCGGAAATCGCACGGTGGACCGCCCGCACACACCGCCGCGATCGGCGGCAACTGTTCCCAACGTGGGTCGTCGGATCCCCACTCGCTGGCCAGCATTTGAGTCGGCCGATCTTCATTGCTCAGCACTCCAATCAGTGCCGACAGGTGACCTCCCGCCGAGTAGCCAAACATCCCGACACGATTCAGATCAATTTTCCAAGCGTCCGAATGCTCGACCAATTGCAGCAGGGCTTGTCGCACGTCATCGACTTGCCGCGGAAATTGGTGCTGCGGTGCCAAGCGGTAATTCATGTTCAGGACGACAAATCCCAACTGGGCCAATCGATCGCAATACGCACGCAAGGTCCATTTGTCGCCGATCGCCCAACCACCACCGTGGATCATCAAAATGGCTGGACGAGGTGCCCCTTCGACAAACACTTCGCCGGCGTCGTTCGTCGAAACGCGGTGCTGATCCGAAATCGGCAGGTGCAAATCAAACAGCCCCGCGCTTCCATCGGCATCGCTGTAGCGGAGATCAAGAAACTGCTGCACCTCCACGGGGGTCCCCTGATCGGTCGCCGCAACGGCAACTGCGCCCACCTCAGCAGCGGAATCAACACTGGCGGGCTGAACACTGGCGGGCTGAACGGCCGCGGACTCGCTGGTTGGGATGATCTTCGATGAGTTTGTCTTCTCTCCCTCATCGGACCACGCAGCCCCTGAGGGCAGAACAGCCACTGACGCGAGAATGCAACTCGCCAGCAGGTTCCATGGACTTGGGCTTCGCAAAGTCCGTCTGCCCTGCCCCCCATGATTCCCGCTCGCGAATTCTCGCGGCGGCAGGGAACTGCAGGGAAAGGATGAGAGCATCATGTTTGGGTCCGTAGGCGTGGTTTCCATCGCACGTATAATACGGGCAGGTCCAGCGTCGAGTCATTGCCATTTCGTCGCATGGTCCCCCGTCTTTCCCCCCCCATCGCCGACCTGATCTGCCCAATATGTCATCCTCGATTGAGTTGAACACGATTCCCGAAGCCGTCGAAGCCATTGCCCGAGGCGAAGTCATCATCGTGATTGACGCGGAAGACCGTGAAAACGAAGGCGATTTTATCTGCGCGGGCGAAAAAGCGACCCCAGAACTGATCAATTTCATTTTGGGTGGGCGTGGACAGTTGTGCGTTTCGGTGCTGCCCGAGGTGTGTAAACGACTGGAATTGTCACCGGTCGTCCCTCAAAACAACGCTCCGCTGCAAACCGCGTTCATGACGCCAATCGATATCGCCACTGCGAAAACAGGCATCACGGCCGCCGAGCGAAGTGAAACGATTCGACTCCTGACGGATCCCGAGGCCACGGAAGAAGACTTCGTGCGTCCCGGTCACGTGTACCCATTGCTGGCCAAAGAAGGCGGTGTGCTACGCCGGGCAGGACACACTGAAGCGGCAATCGACCTTTCTCGGATGGCGGGACTGGCCCCCGTCGGCGTGCTCTGCGAAGTGCTGAACGAAACCGGCGACCGTGCTTCGCGTGACGACTTGGCGAAACTGGCCAAGGAACACAATCTGAAAATCATCAGCATCGAACACCTGATCGCACACCGACGCGTGAGCGAAAAACTGGTCAGCCGCGCCGCCACTTCGGAACTGCCAACCCGGTACGGCGATTTCGAAGTCATCGTTTACAATGTCAACTACGAAGCCCAAGAACCCATTGCAATCGTGTTCGGGGACCTGACCGCGCCCGGCACGCCACCACTGGTTCGGATGCACAGCAGCTGCTTCACGGGGGATTTGATCCAATCCCTGCGTTGCGATTGTGGAGACCAACTTCACATGGCACTGGACATGATCAGTCGCGAAGGCCGAGGTGCATTGATCTACCTTCCACAGGAAGGTCGGGGCATCGGGTTGGCTCAGAAGATCCGGGCCTACGCTTTGCAAGACAAGGGCATGGACACGGTCGAAGCCAACCACGCGCTCGGATTCAAAGCGGACATGCGTGACTACGGCGTCGGACTTCAAATTCTAAAGGACCTTGGTTTGTCCGAGGTTCGTTTGTTGACCAACAACCCGAAGAAAACCAAAGCCTTCAACCTTCGTGGCTTTGACTTGAAGGTCGTCGACCAAGTCCCGATCGTTCCCCCCAGTAACGAGCACAACATGCGCTACTTGGAAACCAAACGCGAAAAGATGGGTCACCAGCTGCCGCCACTGTCGTGAACCTTTCCACCGAAGATTCATCGCAGGCTTCCTCCGAGGCGTCGTTGCGATTTGCCGTGTTGCATCACCGCGTGCCATGCGGCGACAGCGACAAGTGTGCTGACCCAAATCGGGATGCCTCGGATTCAAGTGCCTCGGATCCAAGCGGCTGCGATTCAAGTGGCTGCGATTCAAGTGGCAGTGATACAGCCGCCCAGGCGACCGTTGCACGTGGCGATCACTTTGACTGGTTGTTCGAACTGGAAAGCGGCGGCGAGCAACTGTGGACCTGTGCCACGCCGATCGTGCAGCTGGCACCCGCGAACAAGATTCCGATGGTGCGTTTGCCGGATCACCGCCGGCTTTACTTGGACTACAACGGCCCGGTTTCCAACAACCGAGGCAATGTCACCCGGATCGCATTCGGCACTCACCGAATCCTCCGATCGGAATCGTCCTCGCAGGCGGCGACGAGCGAAATCCCGTTTCGCACCGTGGCCTCAATCCAACCAACGGAAGCACTCAACGCGGTCCCATTGCCCGGGTGCTTGGAGCTGTTGTTTCAGTCGGCTCCATTGCAGTCAATTCACTGGTACTGCGACAGCGAATCGTCTGAGCGAGTTCGCAACACCGCCGGCATCGTCTGGGACGGCTTCCTGACCATCCAGCGTTGGCCAGAGGCTTTGGTTCCCGCTGCTCGCGAATCTGCCCGGCGTTGATCGAGGTTTCGATCCCCGGTCGTCGTTGCGTCGGAGCTTTGCTCTTGGGATTCGGAAATCGATGCGGAACGGCCGTCCGTGGTTTGATCAGATGCACGTGAGGATTCATCCTCGGAATCGTTTGCTTGCTGTGATTGCTTGCGAAACGAAACGAAACGATGCACCGGACCTCGAGGCGAGTAGTAATCCTGCGCCAACTGGCCGGCTTGTCCCGACAGACGCAACCGCCCCGCGGTCAAGCTGACCAGTTCGATGACCAAGGGCTTGAAGGCATAGTGCGGGTCCTCTGGAGGAATGTGCACCAACGCGATCGGCCCATCCTCGGTGAAGTCCCACCGAATGTCTAAATCGCCCAGCGCAGCTTCGCGACTGATCCGGCGGACAAAGGGTTCCAGCGGCAATGGCAACGCCCCCGCTTTCAAGTCCGACAAGTGGATGGCAAGCAGATTGGGTTCTTCGGTCATCTCAACCGACAAGCGGCACGAGACCACCGTGTCGAGACGCGATGACTGGTACCGCACCGCGGCGAGAATTTGCCCATCTTGGATGGCGATGGCGGGCTCGCGCACGCCGCGACGTGACAGCCGATCAAATCGTTCTGGCAATTGATCGGACAGCCACGCGTTGATTTCCTCTTCACTGAAGGAGGCGTTCCAGGAACCTCGCCGTGACAGATCCGATTGCAGTTGCTCCACATCGTGTTGCAATTGATTCCGAGCAACCTGCATCGCTTGATCGGATTGATCCAAGACCCGCTGGTAGAAATCGGGCACTTGCCGAGACTGCCAAACCGCCCAGTAACTCGCCATGCCGCCGGCAACCAGGGCCACGGTCAAGACCACGCCCGCGATGCGTCCCCAAAAACGAAAGGACGACCGACTGCTTTTCTTAGCGTTCGCAGGCTTCGATCGATGCGATGGCGAATGGAACATAAGCGAAACCTTGGGAAGGCGTTCGACTGATCAAAAAGGACTCAAAATCTTAGCGGCTGAGGCAACCAATTGCGAATTTTGCCGGTCACACTCGCATTTTGCTGCGACGAATCCACCAGGGGCTGCGGATCCGAGGAACTTCCAGGCGTGGCCGCTGTGCCAGAAAGATTGTCCACCGTCTTTTCGGTGAGCATGGATTCTGTCGGCGGCCCTGTGGGGGCCGAAGTGGCGATCGCCACGGGACTGACAACGCCCTGCCCAAACGCCGGCTGCACAAAGGGACGATCAACCTCGGCGCGGCGCGGGTCCGTCGTTCGTCGCACGGCAAATTGCAACAATTGCTTGGCCCAGAATTGATTCAGTAATCTCGCGGGACCTTTGACGTCGTCACGTTGCAGACCCTGAA
Protein-coding regions in this window:
- a CDS encoding DUF1559 domain-containing protein; this translates as MKRRNLRHRSGFTLVELLVVIAIIGILVGLLLPAVQSAREAARRMQCSNNLKQLGLATHNFASAYDEDLPMLGEAQEGGHWSAFIMPYCEQTSLFEALTFGSTNWAAGTALSGADISSANPRDRQVAACEMQISVMRCPSSVAPSAIFDASVYSPPWFVAARAPANYLAVVTGIQPNDWKPSWGWGRANQPTWGDSQTTKHHSELDGMIQTRSPERARIAQGGMGGGTKFRDVIDGLSNTLMFGEAIPDPELASIASTAEEANSGRKDHWAIGGDDFDNWEGTDWSEMGGSTAVPINYAKPIDIPTADDSPEWGAYEVSFGSQHTGGAQFCVGDGSVRFITESIDMTIFSALGTRDGGEVVEQP
- a CDS encoding LamG-like jellyroll fold domain-containing protein, whose product is MDDSDGLNAIRLEGTRSFFVAEQPWPELQKKLPEEAITIAAWVSLDELTQYGGIVSALQDNGDSEQGWVLGYNNQTFSFGLSSQEADDGNGKMTYLEGTTEVTLGKWYHVAGVYDGETMQLWVNGKLDAETGDQGGPILYPKKADLAVGAYLDRNETIPMSGRLAKVAVYDLAAKPAWIAHDFEHQEAWAELPPTAKKKAPLDFMVAPFLQYATTDSIRVVCETNAECEVSVRFGETADFDRESTVASDDKRIHSALLDGLTPETGHYYQVTATDLETQASVQSEVLSFQTASLPETPYAFAVISDTQGNPAVSGKVGELAWGLRPNFLVVPGDLVSTGTIKNEWVYQFFSSMNPLISRVPFYPVLGNHERNADHYYRYMDLPAPEYYYSFRYGNAAFFMLDSNKEMGPDSEQYQWLEKQLAALETEKADGKVVWTFVSFHHPAYSSDENDYGDLWKGKSKWGDLRIRPMTKLFDRFAVDIVWNGHIHSYERTWKMHNEKPQNDRGTIYMITGGGGGGLEQAGPIRPPFQQTVRRGHHFVYVAVNGKELQLKSYDLEGQLFDTVSVTKQTGVPKQE
- a CDS encoding alpha/beta hydrolase fold domain-containing protein; translated protein: MGAVAVAATDQGTPVEVQQFLDLRYSDADGSAGLFDLHLPISDQHRVSTNDAGEVFVEGAPRPAILMIHGGGWAIGDKWTLRAYCDRLAQLGFVVLNMNYRLAPQHQFPRQVDDVRQALLQLVEHSDAWKIDLNRVGMFGYSAGGHLSALIGVLSNEDRPTQMLASEWGSDDPRWEQLPPIAAVCAGGPPCDFRIVPDDNAGLSYFLGGTPREVPNNYLGASPTAHVSPGDPPMQLIHGEKDLLVPLENSEKFAAALMDAGVAVSLTVIENQGHMMTLFHPTTKQQIKDFFVKQLLQP
- a CDS encoding bifunctional 3,4-dihydroxy-2-butanone-4-phosphate synthase/GTP cyclohydrolase II, producing MSSSIELNTIPEAVEAIARGEVIIVIDAEDRENEGDFICAGEKATPELINFILGGRGQLCVSVLPEVCKRLELSPVVPQNNAPLQTAFMTPIDIATAKTGITAAERSETIRLLTDPEATEEDFVRPGHVYPLLAKEGGVLRRAGHTEAAIDLSRMAGLAPVGVLCEVLNETGDRASRDDLAKLAKEHNLKIISIEHLIAHRRVSEKLVSRAATSELPTRYGDFEVIVYNVNYEAQEPIAIVFGDLTAPGTPPLVRMHSSCFTGDLIQSLRCDCGDQLHMALDMISREGRGALIYLPQEGRGIGLAQKIRAYALQDKGMDTVEANHALGFKADMRDYGVGLQILKDLGLSEVRLLTNNPKKTKAFNLRGFDLKVVDQVPIVPPSNEHNMRYLETKREKMGHQLPPLS